A genomic region of Antennarius striatus isolate MH-2024 chromosome 16, ASM4005453v1, whole genome shotgun sequence contains the following coding sequences:
- the LOC137610228 gene encoding 7-methylguanosine phosphate-specific 5'-nucleotidase-like, with protein sequence MRQIDNRLNKMIPELSNPCVLMRDPQRVQDVLRSMERAGSNTVQVISDFDMTLTRFKYNGQRCPTCHNILDNSKLISSECKGQLKELLNTYYPIEIDSSRSIEEKLPLMVEWWTKAHELLVQQEIKKDLLAVVVEESDAMLRDGYEFFFKHLHEHTIPLLIFSAGIGDILEEVIRQAGVFYPNVKVFSNYMHFDESGVLRAFKGVLIHIYNKREGALLNTGHFQELRTRPNVLLLGDSLGDLTMADGVQDMENILKIGFLNDKVEERKQSYLDSYDIVLVTDETMEVPNAILRYLTGNK encoded by the exons ATGCGACAGATCGACAACCGTCTAAACAAAATg ATTCCAGAATTGTCCAACCCCTGTGTGCTTATGAGGGACCCTCAGAGGGTACAGGACGTCCTGCGGTCCATGGAGAGGGCTGGTTCCAATACCGTCCAG GTGATCTCAGATTTTGACATGACCCTCACAAGGTTCAAATACAACGGTCAAAGGTGCCCCACGTGCCACA ATATTCTTGACAACAGTAAACTCATCTCCAGTGAATGCAAAGGACAG ctgaaggagctcctcaaCACGTACTACCCCATAGAGATCGACTCCTCCCGGTCAATAGAGGAAAAGCTGCCCCTCATGGTGGAATG GTGGACAAAAGCCCACGAGCTGCTGGTGCAGCAGGAGATAAAGAAAGACCTGCTGGCTGTAGTGGTGGAGGAGTCTGACGCCATGCTGAG GGATGGCTACGAGTTCTTCTTTAAACACCTGCACGAGCACACCATCCCTCTGCTCATCTTCTCTGCTGGAATAGGAGACATCCTAGAGGAGGTCATTCGCCAGGCGGGGGTCTTCTACCCCAACGTCAAAGTCTTCTCCAACTACATGCACTTTGATGAATCT GGAGTGTTGAGGGCTTTCAAGGGAGTGCTGATCCATATCTACAACAAAAGGGAGGGGGCTCTACTCAACACCGGCCACTTCCAGGAGCTGCGGACGCGACCCAacgtgctgctgctgggggatTCGCTGGGAGACCTCACTATGGCCGACGGGGTACAAGACATGGAGAACATCCTTAAGATCGGGTTCCTCAACGACAAG GTGGAGGAAAGGAAGCAGTCTTACTTGGACTCGTACGACATTGTGTTGGTCACAGACGAGACCATGGAAGTCCCGAACGCGATACTGCGCTACCTCACCGGCAACAAGTGA
- the klhl11 gene encoding kelch-like protein 11 — translation MSQIPGLAFSMKSVPHSTFPCPLDYQNEVTIGGTGSRMAAAAPNPEDPARSSASGGNGTPSALAGDGDAEETEDFTSSSHCSELSRRQNEQRKLGLFCDVTLAFSSGAASGSVQSCEFAAHRSVLAAATDYFTPLLGGQFSESLSGRVEMKEWSSELGPDPDTVESVIQYMYTGEIRVSTCNVHEVLELADRFLLVQLKDFCGEFLKKKLSLTNCVAVHSLAHMYTLDQLALRAADMIRRNFHKVIQDEEFYTLPFHLVRDWLSDAEITVDSEEVLFEAVVKWVQKNSEERNRYFEELFRLLRLPQIKPTYLTRVVKNEQLVAANEACLRLVSEAVEGHAIRFENLKSVDMEFWSSHMASFQPRFGQNMDVIMVVGGVSEGGDYLSECVGYFIYEDRWVNLPHIHNHLDGHAIAATESHVYVAGSMEPGFAKTVERYNPNRNTWEQVSNLTTRKHSFGLTCIKDILYSIGGHGNFSPGFKDVSVYEPEQDKWHNLESAPKILRDVKAVSVEDRYVYVTARTPVDTDNEDGLKTVTTRYDTESRQWQDVDSLPLIDNYCIFQMAVASTNFYHTASCCPKSYTVRDEVAKQKISGRISDEILESLPPEVTSIEGAAICHFDEDVFIIGGWKNSDDVDKQYRKEAYRYCAERKRWMLLPPMPQPRCRATACHVRIPYRFLYGCQRYPMPQNLARQRDRMQQMQQLHRRTLTLRRQLQSQIEC, via the exons ATGTCACAGATTCCAGGGCTCGCGTTCTCAATGAAGTCCGTTCCACATTCGACGTTCCCCTGTCCCTTAGACTATCAAAACGAAGTCACCATTGGGGG CACCGGTAGCAGAATGGCCGCGGCAGCGCCCAACCCGGAGGACCCCGCCAGGAGCAGCGCTTCTGGCGGCAACGGCACGCCCAGCGCCCTGGCCGGGGACGGGGACGCGGAAGAGACGGAggacttcacctcctcctcccattgCTCCGAGCTCTCCCGGCGGCAGAACGAGCAGAGGAAGCTCGGCTTGTTCTGCGACGTGACGCTGGCCTTCAGCAGCGGGGCGGCTTCCGGGAGCGTCCAGAGCTGCGAGTTCGCTGCACACAGGTCCGTCCTGGCAGCGGCCACGGATTACTTCACCCCTCTGCTGGGGGGACAGTTCTCCGAGTCCCTATCCGGGCGAGTGGAGATGAAGGAGTGGAGCTCGGAGCTTGGGCCGGACCCGGACACGGTGGAGAGTGTGATCCAGTACATGTACACCGGGGAAATACGAGTCAGCACCTGCAATGTGCATGAAGTGCTGGAGCTGGCTGATAG GTTTCTTCTGGTGCAGCTGAAGGATTTCTGCGGGGAGTTcctgaagaagaagctgagtCTGACCAACTGTGTGGCGGTGCACAGTCTGGCCCACATGTACACCCTGGACCAGCTGGCTCTACGGGCCGCAGACATGATCCGTCGCAACTTCCACAAGGTCATCCAGGATGAAGAGTTCTACACGTTGCCCTTCCACCTGGTCCGCGATTGGCTCTCCGACGCCGAGATAACGGTGGATTCCGAGGAGGTGCTGTTCGAGGCGGTGGTGAAGTGGGTGCAGAAGAATTCGGAGGAGCGCAACCGGTATTTCGAAGAGCTGTTCCGTCTCCTGAGGTTGCCACAAATCAAGCCCACCTACCTGACCAGGGTGGTGAAGAACGAGCAGCTGGTGGCGGCCAACGAGGCTTGTCTCCGGCTTGTGTCGGAGGCGGTGGAGGGTCACGCCATCAGGTTCGAGAACCTCAAGTCGGTTGATATGGAGTTCTGGTCTTCCCACATGGCGTCCTTTCAGCCTCGCTTCGGCCAGAACATGGATGTGATCATGGTGGTCGGCGGCGTGTCAGAAGGAGGGGACTACCTTAGCGAGTGCGTGGGCTACTTCATCTACGAGGACCGTTGGGTGAACCTGCCGCACATCCACAACCACCTGGATGGCCACGCCATCGCCGCCACAGAGTCCCACGTCTACGTAGCCGGTTCTATGGAACCGGGATTCGCTAAAACCGTTGAGCGCTACAACCCCAACCGCAACACCTGGGAGCAGGTGAGCAACCTGACCACCCGCAAGCACTCCTTTGGCCTCACCTGCATCAAGGATATACTTTACAGCATCGGTGGCCATGGCAACTTCAGCCCGGGCTTTAAGGATGTCAGCGTGTACGAGCCCGAGCAGGATAAGTGGCACAATCTGGAATCTGCGCCTAAAATCCTGCGAGATGTGAAGGCGGTGAGCGTGGAGGACCGCTACGTGTACGTCACCGCTCGCACTCCGGTCGATACGGATAACGAGGACGGACTGAAGACGGTGACCACTCGGTACGACACGGAGAGCCGTCAGTGGCAGGATGTTGACTCCCTGCCCCTGATCGACAACTACTGCATCTTCCAGATGGCCGTGGCCTCCACCAACTTCTACCACACGGCGTCCTGCTGCCCCAAGAGCTACACGGTGAGGGATGAGGTCGCCAAGCAGAAGATCAGCGGGCGAATCTCCGATGAAATCCTCGAGAGCCTCCCACCAGAGGTCACCAGCATCGAGGGCGCCGCCATCTGCCACTTTGACGAGGACGTCTTCATCATTGGCGGCTGGAAGAACAGCGACGACGTGGACAAGCAGTACCGCAAGGAGGCGTACCGCTACTGCGCCGAGAGGAAACGCTGGATGCTGCTGCCGCCCATGCCTCAACCTCGCTGCCGCGCCACCGCCTGCCACGTCCGCATCCCCTACCGCTTCCTCTACGGCTGCCAGCGTTACCCCATGCCCCAGAACCTGGCTCGCCAGCGGGATCGCATGCAGCAGATGCAGCAGCTCCACCGGCGCACCCTCACGCTGCGTCGGCAGCTCCAGTCGCAGATCGAGTGCTGA